In Microbacterium esteraromaticum, the following proteins share a genomic window:
- a CDS encoding LacI family DNA-binding transcriptional regulator, whose protein sequence is MSPRRQGADRAPNQIDVARVAGVSAQTVSRVLSGHPNVRPDTAQRVHAAIETLGYRIHAAAASLASGRTRILGMIVVSTDRYSSAALGAGVEKAAAANGYTVTTASVADHSSSSAFLDAFDRLERQGAEGIVLGVPIELDSPAMRARTERTPSTRSEVASLQPDAPLLVDQHAIGRLAVEHLLDLGHRTVWHVGGDEYWIEGRHRREAWEQALRERDIVPPPVIPGEWTPESGYRAGRTIAAIPDATAVFVSSDEMAFGLIRALHEAGRRVPEDVSVVSVDDIALAAYASPALTTVRQPFEEMGRAAALRLIAHIEGTDADEVSDLHPELVIRASTAPPRG, encoded by the coding sequence ATGTCACCCCGTCGCCAGGGCGCCGATCGCGCCCCGAATCAGATCGATGTCGCGCGGGTCGCCGGGGTCAGCGCTCAGACCGTCTCACGGGTGCTCTCCGGCCACCCGAACGTGCGGCCGGACACGGCCCAGCGGGTGCACGCCGCGATCGAGACCCTCGGGTATCGCATCCACGCGGCGGCCGCCTCGCTGGCATCAGGACGCACCCGCATCCTCGGCATGATCGTCGTGTCGACCGATCGCTACTCGTCTGCAGCGCTCGGAGCCGGCGTCGAGAAGGCGGCGGCGGCGAACGGCTACACGGTGACCACCGCCTCGGTGGCCGACCACTCGTCGAGCTCCGCGTTCCTCGACGCGTTCGACCGCCTCGAACGGCAGGGCGCCGAGGGCATCGTGCTCGGCGTGCCGATCGAGCTCGACAGCCCCGCGATGCGCGCTCGCACCGAGCGCACCCCGTCGACGCGCAGCGAGGTCGCCTCACTGCAGCCCGATGCTCCGCTGCTCGTCGACCAGCACGCGATCGGGCGCCTCGCGGTCGAGCACCTGCTCGACCTCGGCCACCGCACGGTATGGCACGTCGGCGGCGACGAGTACTGGATCGAGGGGCGGCACCGCCGCGAGGCGTGGGAGCAGGCTCTGCGCGAGCGCGACATCGTGCCTCCGCCGGTGATCCCCGGGGAGTGGACGCCCGAGTCGGGCTATCGCGCTGGCCGCACGATCGCCGCGATCCCCGACGCCACGGCGGTGTTCGTCTCGAGCGATGAGATGGCCTTCGGGCTGATCCGCGCCCTGCATGAGGCCGGTCGCCGCGTTCCCGAGGACGTGTCGGTCGTCAGCGTCGACGACATCGCCCTCGCCGCCTACGCCTCCCCCGCTCTCACCACCGTGCGGCAGCCCTTCGAGGAGATGGGGCGGGCAGCGGCCCTGCGGCTCATCGCGCACATCGAGGGCACCGACGCCGACGAGGTCTCCGACCTGCACCCCGAGCTGGTGATCCGGGCATCCACCGCCCCGCCGCGCGGGTGA
- a CDS encoding glycoside hydrolase family 35 protein — translation MSSASPSLTWREGEILRDGEPHRILSGAVHYFRIHPDQWEDRLRRLAAMGANTVDTYIPWNFHERVEGDIDFTGWRDVARFIRLAGEVGLDVYVRPSPYICAEWSNGGIPFWLSARTSALRTSDPVFTEAVDRWFDALIPQLAPLQAAHGGPIRLIQVENEYGSFGSDAAYLAHQRDALVSRGMVELLTTADGTMADMVRNGSIPGVMGTFTFGTGVQEAVALRRDDHHLMCSELWGGWFDHWGERHHVRSADSMISTVRELLDAGGSVSIYMAHGGTNFGLWAGANHDGRHIQPTITSYDSDAPIGEDGSLNDKFAALREAFAPFHAAELPPVPDAPEHQSAASAPLVPVSSLLDVVRAQRVAATSAQPLTFERLGAEDGLVAYEAELSFPPASTLSILGLRDRAVLYIGDERVGVMEHDGEHTVSLPAQGGVGRLTIVVESLGRINYGPLTGEHKGILRGVVLNGRRYVHGWQHRVLPLDAPLDGAGGAGAAAGQEGLAVASLTVSRPADAWLALPGSAKSLVWLNGFLLGRLWERGPQVTLYAPGPLWREGENEIVVLDTDRLGATIEIREAAEYGQVEEFIGS, via the coding sequence ATGTCCTCAGCATCCCCCTCTCTCACCTGGCGCGAGGGTGAGATCCTCCGCGACGGCGAGCCGCACCGCATCCTGTCCGGAGCGGTGCACTACTTCCGTATCCACCCCGACCAGTGGGAAGACCGGCTGCGGCGCCTCGCGGCGATGGGCGCGAACACCGTCGACACGTACATCCCGTGGAACTTCCACGAGCGGGTCGAGGGCGACATCGACTTCACCGGCTGGCGCGACGTCGCGCGTTTCATCCGCCTCGCCGGCGAGGTGGGGCTCGACGTGTACGTACGGCCCAGCCCGTACATCTGCGCCGAGTGGTCGAACGGCGGCATCCCGTTCTGGCTCTCCGCCCGCACGTCGGCCCTGCGCACCAGCGATCCCGTCTTCACTGAAGCCGTCGATCGCTGGTTCGACGCGCTGATCCCGCAGCTCGCGCCGCTGCAGGCGGCGCACGGCGGGCCCATCCGTCTCATCCAGGTCGAGAACGAGTACGGCTCGTTCGGGTCGGACGCCGCCTATCTCGCGCATCAGCGGGACGCCCTCGTCTCGCGTGGCATGGTCGAGCTGCTCACGACCGCCGACGGCACCATGGCCGACATGGTGCGCAACGGCAGCATCCCCGGCGTGATGGGCACGTTCACCTTCGGCACCGGCGTGCAGGAGGCCGTCGCCCTGCGCCGCGACGACCACCACCTGATGTGCAGCGAGCTGTGGGGCGGCTGGTTCGACCACTGGGGCGAGAGGCACCATGTGCGATCGGCTGACAGCATGATCTCGACAGTGCGCGAGCTGCTCGACGCCGGCGGATCGGTGAGCATCTACATGGCGCACGGCGGCACGAATTTCGGGCTCTGGGCCGGCGCCAACCATGACGGAAGGCATATCCAGCCGACGATCACCTCGTACGACTCCGACGCCCCCATCGGCGAGGACGGCTCCCTGAACGACAAGTTCGCCGCCCTCCGCGAGGCGTTCGCTCCGTTCCATGCGGCAGAGCTGCCGCCGGTTCCGGATGCCCCTGAGCACCAGTCCGCGGCATCCGCCCCTCTCGTGCCGGTCTCCTCGCTGCTCGATGTCGTGCGTGCGCAGCGGGTCGCCGCGACCTCGGCGCAGCCGCTCACCTTCGAGCGCCTCGGCGCCGAGGACGGCCTCGTCGCCTACGAGGCGGAGCTGTCGTTCCCGCCGGCATCGACGCTGTCGATCCTGGGGCTGCGCGACCGCGCAGTGCTGTACATCGGCGACGAGCGCGTGGGGGTCATGGAGCATGACGGCGAGCACACGGTCTCGCTGCCCGCCCAGGGCGGCGTCGGCCGGCTGACGATCGTGGTCGAGAGCCTCGGTCGCATCAATTACGGCCCGCTGACCGGGGAGCACAAGGGCATCCTGCGGGGCGTCGTGCTCAACGGCCGCCGCTATGTGCACGGCTGGCAGCACCGCGTGCTGCCGCTCGACGCCCCTCTCGACGGCGCAGGCGGCGCGGGCGCCGCGGCGGGCCAGGAGGGCCTCGCGGTGGCATCCCTCACCGTCTCGCGCCCCGCCGACGCCTGGCTCGCGCTGCCGGGTTCTGCCAAGAGCCTGGTCTGGCTCAACGGCTTCCTGCTCGGACGCCTGTGGGAGAGAGGCCCGCAGGTCACGCTCTACGCGCCCGGTCCGCTGTGGCGCGAGGGCGAGAACGAGATCGTCGTGCTCGACACCGACCGCCTCGGCGCCACGATCGAGATCCGCGAGGCAGCCGAGTACGGCCAGGTCGAGGAGTTCATCGGGTCGTGA